Within Lagopus muta isolate bLagMut1 chromosome 1, bLagMut1 primary, whole genome shotgun sequence, the genomic segment GGCCACCAGGTAGCGCAGCCAGTCCAGCAGCTGCCCGTACATGACGTGAGGTCGCTCCCAGCTGCGTGCAAACGAGTGAAGGAAGCACGAAAGCGGTCTGAAGTTGGTGGGTTTCAGCTAAGCTCTGGGTCAGCAGGTAAGGGGAAGCTGCCAGGCAACGCAACACGGATCTATTtctcctccctggaagcactgaaggccgggctggatggggctgtgagcagcctgggctatgggaggtgtccctgcctacagcagggggttgggagTGGGTGagcttcaaggtcccttccaacccaaagcattctatCATTCCATTTTGCACACAAAGCCACTCAGCTGTGTGGCCTGATGCCCTGACCTCAGCACTATCTGACATCAACACACAGCAGGGGCAGGAAGTGGATGGCTGGTAcagctccttccaacccaacccatttcAGGGTTCTGTGCTTCTTGGCTCCTACGGCTGCTCCACAGCTCCAGGATCAGAgcgtgcagggctgggagctgaacCCACGCTgtcagcccagctgctgctgcacagagaaagGATACGGGTTGCTGAACATCCTCTTGAGGTCCACCTTCTCTTTGCAGTATGGACACGTCTGCTTCTTCCCCACGATGCACCAGCCACGGATGCAGAACTCGTGGAAGCTGGAGAGCAGCGTTAAGGGGAACCTCCTGGGAGGAACTGACCCCGCATGCAGGGCATGGGAAGTTGCCTGTGCTGAGTGAGGACAAAACCTTTCCTAGAAGGCCCAGAGCCTTCCAGGCACAGAGCAAGGGGTtgaagctgcaggcagggctgcgaGATCCCGCTGAGCAGccaggggagggcaggaggcagcagtggggcacGGGGAAACCCATGTGGGGGAAGGTCTGCGAGGCCAGACAGCGCCTCTGCAAATCATGCGAGCATCACAAGCCCCAACTCTGCCAGCTCACCAGTTCCTTTAATACTTCTCAGCCTGTTGCCAAGTGCCGTCAGAGGGATTTGCCCAATGCAAACCCCAAGTCACAGGGCTGTGTGACACAGACATCACCAGAACCACGAGGTCTGGGGAAGGCAAGGCTGGCTCCTCACCCACAAAGCAGCCGACACGAACCCACTGGAGCAGCCCCACACCTCTGCcccacctcctccagcagccacaAGCTCAGCCCCACGGCTGTAAGCACTCCCAAGCCAGCCTGCAGCGCTCCTggagcagctgggaaagcaCCTGGCTGCAAACAGTGTGACAGCGCATTCCCATCTCCACCCCTTGAGTCAGAgccagcaggagaaaaagaagaaacaagaaaccCAACTAATCAGCAAAGCTGAACAAAGCCAAAGCCACTTCCACTTTCGGAactgacagcacagctgcaggtggTGGAAAGCCCACGCGGGGCAGAGATGTCGTCTGTTTCCATTTGCAacatcagcagagcagcccaggaCGCCACGTTTTTTAATGGGGAAAGCTGCAGGGCTCTCATAAGGCTGTGGAGGAGAAGGATACACGTGGTTGCAGGAGAGCCTGTAAGTGTTCTCGATGATCCCCTCCTCGTTGACGTCCACGAAGATCTGCTGGCCGCAGACGGCGCAGACGCTGTCGGAGAGGTGCTTGGTGGGCATCCCTGAAGCACTGTAGAACTGAGCAAAGCACACAGCGAAGCGTCAGGGAGGGCTGGGGCAGAGCCTGAGCTTTTGGGGCTGAAAAACCTTTTGATAGAACCGTCTGGGAAAGGACTACAGCAGTTTTCCCGTCTGCCTGGAGCTGGGGAGCTCAGCGCTGGGTGCGGTGCTCCAGATTTGGCCTCCTcgaggcagagcagaggggaggagaaTCATTCTCACCTCGTTGGCCGCGTTCTGTGCCATGCACcccattggctttcttggccacaaggacaAACTGTTGCCTCACGGTCAGCCTGCGGTCAACCATTGGCCAAGCAGGACagcattggctttcttggctaCCAGGAGACATTGCTGAATCGTAGTCAACCGTTGGCCAACCAGGACAgcgttggccttcttggccactaggaaacactgctgcctcatgatCAGCCTTTTTCAACTGCTGGCCAACCTTTGGTCAATCAGGACATTGTTGGCTTTCTTGGCTACCAGGATTGCTGTATCATGGCCAACCAGGACaacattggccttcttggcctcTAGGATAAATACTGCTGCCTCCTGGTCAGCCTGTGGTCAACTGTTGGCCAACCAAGACTCCATTGGCCACCTTGGCCTTCAGGTCATACTGCTGCCTCATGGTCAATCATTGGCAAACCCTTGGCCAACCAGgacaccattggccttcttggccaccaggactcactgctgcctcatgttcaGCCTGTGCTCAACTGCTGGCCAACCAAGacaccactggccttcttggaGGACCCCtgggtccttctccacaggatTGAGTCCTACAGACAAACAGAACGTCCAGCAAGCAAAGCAGTGAGCCTGGagagcaggaggggaaggatgcagagctctCAGAGCCCTAAAGGACTGTTGCAAAGGAGGGATGCGATTCACCCCACAGGTGCCCTCATTcagtttttgctttgtgttgtaTTTTAGGCCACCACTGCAGGAACACAGGCCCTGTCCGCACCACAAGCTGCAGAGGGCACAAGCCACAGGGAATTGTGGCTACAGATAAAGAATTGATGCACCTAGGACACGGCCCCAGAAATGACCACATTTCAGCACCAGAGATTTTAAAGGCTCAGGTGGATTTCGATACACCTTCCCATTTTGGGGAGGGAAAAGTTCCTGCTGCAAGCAGCTTGATCCCAGAACCTGTTATCGGGGTGGCCCTCACTCACCCCAATGGTGGAGGCCATGTAGTCTGCACACATCTCTGCAAAGTCCCGTTCCAGGACCCCATAGTAAAGACCATAGAAGAGGAGAGAGATGCCAAAGTCCATCGCGTCTTCTGGTTTGATTCTACAACACACGACACCAAGAGCTTTGCTgcagggttagggttaggcacATCCTCTCCAAAGAAGCCCTCACTTTACAGTTCCACGTCCCTGttggctgctgccagctctgttcatTAGTCAAGAAGAAATTAACctctctgaaatgaaagctggCTTGGGATAAGGCCCGTTGCTACCGCCAGACCTGAGCTGCAGGTTTATTGGAGAAGCAAAGAACACCTCACTACTGCCCCCAGGCTGGACAGGCACggagcaggagggagctgccagcagctggaagcACAGCTCCCCATCAGCATCTCACCACGACCCCATCCATGGGGAAAGGACACCCCAGAAGTCTCTCTTTGGCCTCCTGCCCCATTCAGCAGTTGGCTTTGACCCCGTTTCCCCGTGGTTTGCCACATCCCCCAGCACTCACACCCAAAAGATCCGCTCACCTGAACAATAAGTTCAGACCAAACAGGGTGAACATCACAGCCATGTACCCCACGATTCCAGTGGCGTAGCTCATCTTGTATATTAGCAGAAACCACTTATAAACCAGCCTGCAAGAATTCAAAACAAGCTGCTGACCATTTCCCCCCCCAGAATGAACAGAACCGTTTTAATTTCCAAGTTAGGGATTTCAACAACATGTGGCATCAGAGGTTGGGAATTGAATTCAAGCTACAGATCTGCCTCTGCCACGGCAGCTCCCAGTCCTTGGATTCCCAAAGCAGAAACTTCAGACTACGATTTGGGGCGGTGAAACCTGAAAGGACTCCTTGCAGTGCTCACCCCGGGGCTGAGCTTTCCCCACGGCTGCGTCCACTCACCTGGGTGTCGTCTGCACCAGGGGTTTCCGAGTGGCCCTGAAGGTGACAAAAGCTGTGACTGCTGAGAAGAGCAGCCAGACGACCAGGAACCGCCACCAGTAGAGTTTTATTGTGAAATACAGAGGCACCACCCACATCTGGAAGAGGGTGACCATCTGCAGGAACAGAGGAGAGGCACATTAGGGTGACTGTGAGCACCTGGGGCTCTTATAGAGGACAACAGGAGGACAGGCCGGGTTTACGTTTCACACAGGGCTCCAGGCACCGCTTGGAAACGCGGTAAGGAAGCCATGAGGTTTGCTTCCCTGCTCCAGGCACAGCCCTGATGCCTCTCTGCATCTCCTCGAAAGCAGCACGTGAAATCAGCCCCATTTCTGACCCTGCTGCTAAAGCACCACATCAAAGCCCTGGCTGACACTTACATTATAGGAGCGAGGGTGCCTCTGCTTCCACTGAACCAGCAGGAGCTGCGCCACCACCAGCGTGGCGATGAGGATGAGCACCATTTCGGCGTGCATGGCCTCGTGGCCACGGTGCTTGGCGTGCATCAGTGCGTGTTCCACCCTGCAGCAAGAGGGAGGAGGCAGATAAAGAGCAGGAGGGCACAGAGCAGGCGAAGAGCACGGCAGGGCTGCCCGCATTGCTGGGAAAAGGGAGAAGGGCAGCTCTGCAAGTCGCTCCGTGGATCTTAAAGATcagccagcccagcccagctgcagcctaGGCAACCCCAGCTCCGTGCAACCCGCGACAAGTGATGGCCACAGAGCTGTTCTCTGCTGACACCTGTGGTTTCCTGCATGCAGCGCTGCCTGGCCGCAAGCCAGGGCGGAATGAGGGCGTGCAACAGCCTGAATCCACGGTCTTAAAGCCAAAAAGAGGGGTCTGGTTAGGAAAGAAATCCCAATCCAACAGGCAAGGCCAATTCTCTGATCTCCAGGAACCGTCAAGAAGTTGATAGTGAGAGCAGATGAGCCCCAGCGGGCTTCTCAGCAAGCGTCTGCCCAAAGTTGGCTCGGCCAAGAGAGAAGGTGGGATAAGCAGCGAGCATTCTGAAGGTCAAACATTAGCACTGCCTTCTAAAAGAGGCCCCCTGCTCCCCTCCAGCAAAAAGCACCACGTGGGTGAAGGCTGAAGGCTTCCTCTGcgctctcagctctgctcccagcacaaaCTCACCTCCATCTCTCTTCTGGGGACAGGTGTGAAAGGTCGACCTAAGgagacaaaaaatacaacagcaacGTTGGAGCAGCGATGGCAATCTCGAGGGTTGGCTGCTTTGCTGTCCTTATGTCCCCAAACACACGAgcgtgctgcaggagctgcacacagctcacagaaaCTCAATCCCTGCAGGTAGCAGCAAATGGCAAAGCTTCTGCCTGAGACCTCAGGGACGCTTCTGAAATACGAGGAGGAAACTTCTGAGCCCAGGACTTGGAAAGGGGGGAAACCTCTGGCTCTGCCTTCCACCTTCCTCACAGGGCTTTTTCAACCTCTGCCTTAAAACCAAAGCACCAGGTCACCTCCCTGCACCTCAGCGCTCAGACGGCTGTGAGAAGTCACGGCAAGGACTCTGCTATCAGGCTATCAGGGCACAGCTCCAACCTTTGTCCCCAGGGctacagcacacagctctgggctCAGGTGCCACGCTTCCCTTCTGCTCCTTAATTGTCCTAATTGTCCCCAGGCAGGAAAAggcacagcccacagcaagatgccagcagcagcacctcgtCCCCAAGCAACAGCCACGGGAGATGCGGTCTCTGCAGGTGAAGGATGCAGATCTGTGAGATGCCAGGGCTCTCCTCTGAGCTTCCTGACCTGCTGAAAGAGTCACTGCTCTGCCTCTAAcaagctgtgcagcctgctgtcagcacagcaatCGCTCTcatgttgtggatgccccatccctgcaggcattcaaggccgggctggacgtggctctgggcagcctgggctgctggttggtgatcctgcacacagcagggggttggagctggatgagcgctgtgctcctttgcaacccaggccgttctgtgattctgtgagaaggAAACAGATGGAAACAAAACGCTCAACTCGAGTCGGATCTGATGATCCtcgtgggtcccttccaatttgggatACTGTAGGATTCTAACTCCCTGCAAGCCAGAGGTTCTATGAAATCACAGCCTCTTACAGGTGTGTGTGGGCTCCTGACAGCCCCAATCCTGGCAAATCTCACCCCAAACTGACCCAGCAATCCCAAGGCTCCAACCCAACTTTCCAGTTCAGAATAAAAACACCAGCACCTGGCCAACGCTACGACcctgtgctgggtgcagctgcTGGGACGGCGTGGGGAATGCACCCTGGATATAGAGCTCTGCCCCCATCCTCtccccacacacagcactgtgggCTCGGAAGGAAACTCCTGTGCTATTCCCCAAAGCCACCACAGACCCGATGCTCAGCTCAGGGAACCACCACCTCCCTCTGGGGAAGGGCCACAACCGGTGCTCCACAacgcagcagcagcaccaaagAGCTCCAAGGCTGCAGGACGGGGCGAGCATCCAACTCTGCTCGATGCAGGACAGGAATCTCCTTCCTGAGGACCACAGCTCAGGGAAAGCAGCTGtgtggagaaggatctgggggcCAACAGGGTGACCACAAAGCAGCAGCGTGTCCCCATGGCCAAGAGGGACAGTGACGTCCTGGTTGGCCAAGGTTTGGTCAACAGTTGACCACAGGCTGACCTGTGAGGCAGCAGTTTGTCatggtggccaagaaggccaatggttCCCTGGAGGGCAGTGCACAGAGCTtggccagcagagcaaggaggTTCTCCTCCTTTTTGTTCTGCCCTAGGGTGGTGGGGGGCCGCACCTGGAGtgctgcacccagtgctgggctCCCCAGCTCCAGGCAGACAGAGAATTGCTGGGGAGAGCCCAGTAAGGGTGAGGAGATGCTGggggcctggagcagctcctgatgGGGACAAGCTGAGCGCCCCAGGGTTGAGCACCTGGGGGAGAGAAGGATGAGATGGGATCTGATGGATGCTGGTCAGTATCTGAATGGCAGGAGTCAGAAGGAtggagctggctctgctcagcagcactcagcGTCTTCTGCCTTTGCACTAAACCACATTTCTCAGTGCCACGTTCACATGGCTCATAAAaacttccagggacagagctgcCCCCattgccctgggcagcctcttgcAACGCCTGGCCGCTCTTAGGAAGAAGAAGTTATCCAAAATGCCCGCCTTGACTCTCCATGGCACAAACTGAGGCCCTCCCCTCTCACCCTGTTGATCTGCTCAGCACACGGAGAATCCCCCGAGCCCAGCACAAACCCCAGAGCCCAGCGCAGCCCCCAGAGCCCAGCGCAGCCCCCAGAGCCCAGCGCAGCCCCCCCAGAGCCCAGCGCAGCCCCCAGAGCCCAGCGCAGCCCCAACATCTGAGACCCTTGACTCAAAGCCCCAATTTTCTGGGGAAACCCACAGCTCCCGCCCTCCCACAGCACCTCTACCCCATCAGCGCCCGTGGCACCGATCGCACAGGAGGGCACTGCCCTCCTCTCACAGCTCTCTGAAGGCTCCTTCGCTCTGCAGCTTCGCACCTCGGCCCCAAGGTAACCGCGGGACCCCCGCAGACCCCCCGAGGGCCACCCCACAGCCGCCGTTCCTCAGCGTCCCCCTCAGTCCTGCCACCCAACGGGTCCCCATAGGCCCTATGACCCTCCCAGGTCCTCCCAGCCCTTCCTGAGCCCCCACCTCCTCCGCCTCGCGCTCTCCTGGGCCGCCAACCTCCACCTCCAGCACGGCCGCCATCTtgctgccccccccccacctcccgcCAGCTCCTTCCGCCGCCTTCGTCCAATCACCGCCCACCTCGCCGGGCTTCCTTCCAATCGCTGCGCTCGGCGCTCGGCCGGCGGCCAATCAGCAGCGAGAGGGGGCGGAACGGCTGTCAGAAGCGCTGCTTCGCGCTGTCAGAATCGGGGACCGTGGCTCATTTCCGCTCCCGGTGAGAGGCGCACGGCCGTGCTGGCAGCGCGATGCTCTCACGTTTCTCCGTAGGGAACGCACACGGCGGACGGTCCCTTCCCCGAGAGGTGGTGCTGCAGCGCTGCCGAAGGACTCCATATCCCATCGTGCACCGCGGCAGGGTATGCGGGGAGGGCTTGAGTATGGGCGGAAACCGGAACCGGAAGCTGGCCTTCGTGTCCAATGGGAGGGCCCGAGCGGAAACAGGAAGCGGGAAGAGGACGGAGTCTTTGGGGATGCCTGGGACGGGGCCGGAACCGGAAGTGAGTCGCGGGGTCAGAGGTTAAGGGTCAGGAGCCGTGTAGTTTAGGCGGGAGATTCAGGTGGGAGTTGTGCGGAGGGGCCTGGAGGGGGTTGGGGGTGAAGGGGCTgtgatgtggggctgggggtgtgCAGGATATAGGATGCACGGCTGTGGGGCGCTGGGGGCTGAGTGGGGCCGGGGgcgggatgggatgggatggggagtTGTGGGGTGCGAATAGGGGGCGGGGCTGGGGGGCTGCTTGTGGTGTGGGCCTTGAGGAGCTGTGGGGTGTGAGTAGGGCTTGGGGTGGAATGAGGGGTGTTTGGGGTggaatggggctgggggagtGGGATAGGGGGATTGTGGGGTGGAATTGAGGGCTGAGTGGGGCCGGAGAGGGCTGGGGGATGGAAATGGGGCACGCTGAGTGTTGAACGAGGCTGGGATTCAGCGGGGGGGCACAGCTCCCacccactgctgcttttcccttccagccccacaagCTGACCCTGCAGGACGGCACCAGATGGCACCGGTGAAGATCAGCCACATCGTGTCCTTCTCCTCCCAGgtctgtgcctgcaggctgtTGTGGGGGGCATGGAGCAATCCGTGTGTCATTCCATCCCATGAGGGCatggagctgagcagcactgtgctgtttctCCCTCCTGCAGGACCCCCGGTACCCAGTGGAGAACCTCCTGTCCCCCGATGGCCGTCGGCCCTGGCTCAGCTGCCCCCAGGAGCGCAGCCGGCAGCTTAGGGTGGAGCTACAGCTGGAGAGAGCCGTCCCCATCGGCTACATCGACGTCGGTATGAGGATGGGGGGCTCAGGCTGTTGGGTGGGGACGAGCATCCTCCTCTCGTGCCCTTTGCAAGGGCTGCAGTGAAGGGTTGATGCTCGTGGTGGGTCAGGATTGCACAGCAGACGTGCTTCAAGCCCTGGGAGGAGCAGTGGGTTGCTCCTCAAGCCCTGAATTTCATTCCCTGGGCTTTTATTCAGGGAACTGGGGCTGCGCCTTCCTGCAGATCGAGGTGGGTCGCTCCTCGTGGCCTCTTGACCGCCCCTACCTCACCCTGGTGCCCAGCGTCACGCTGATGACACCGGCCGACTCCAAGCTGGACCGCAACCGCTGCGGCGTCCGCATGTTTAAAGAAGGTAAAGTTGAACCTGTCCTCTCTGAGAGGTTGAGCGGAGAGGTTgcatggggctgccccatagccctGTGCCCTCCAACGACCCCACAGCAGATTTCCTGGAGCTGGCAGCGGGGCAGAAGTGGGACCGCCTGCGGCTCACCTGCAGCCAACCCTTCCGTCACCGCGGGCAGTTTGGGCTCTGCTTCGTCCGCGTGCGCACATTGCTGGAGCCCGAGCTGTGCCACCCCGCAGCGGTAGGTTGACGTGGGACCGGGGCTCCTtttccagccccacagcagtggggagcacagagcagacgTTGGGATGTTGCCTCGTCCTGCAGGAGGACGCTGAGATCGTGGGCAGCCCCCAGCGCTCCAACCCTGCCTCCTTGTGCCGGATTCCCTCTGCAGAAGCGCGCCTGTGAGTAGCCCTGGGGTTGGGGTCGGGGTGTGGGGCTGAAGGATGGATGTGGGGTGATCATGGGGGTCTGCTTTGCCTCGCTCTGAGTCAGCATTTGCGGGGATCTGGGCTCTGAGTTCTCTGTGCCCGCATCCCTCCCTGTATCAGAGGTGTCCCCCAGCCCTGGGGGGTACAGGGAAGTGGGGTCAACGATTCTCTGTCCCCAGGAGCTCCCAGGAGGAAGagcagctgaagagcagcttgcagcagctggagcccaGTGCTGCATCCCATGCCTGGAGCCCAGCACGTCTCAGCCGCCCGGCACGCATGGTGCTGTCAGCAGCGCAGAGCCGTGCCGTGAGGCCTCCACCCCGAATTATTGCCAGCCACCCGGGGAGCAGCGCAGAGCAGGGACAGCCTGCAGCACGGGGTGAGTGAGGGCCTCAGCCCTGTGCCCCGCTGAGAGCTCAGGCGAGGGGATCTGTGGATCTGGAGGAGGGATCCTGGCTCTCCTGGCAGCCAGGGTTCAGCCGGGCAGGGTAGGACGTGTCTTGAGAAAATGGTGGAGGTCATGTACgaaggaaggatctcttcttgCTCTCCTGCAGGTGCAGCATTGGAAGTCCCAGCAGCCCCCAAGCGCGCCCACAGGCAGTcgggcagcaggcagagagctggcagagctgtgggcaggtAATGGATCTCTGCGTCGCTCTGCTCCTCCCACCCTCACTCTGATTTTGCTGCTCTGAATCCTTCAGAGCTGCTCCCTTCCCTGCACCCGATGTGCTTGGGATCCAGCAGCTCCCTCTCTTGCTTCCCTGCACATCCTCACCCCCACAACCCCTCCACCACCCAGGTCCCCTCAGCCTCTCACCAGGAATCCTGGGCTAGGAAAGAGAGCGAGAACGCAGGGCCGCAACGCGAGCAGAGGGGAGAGCAGCGGTGAGGAGATGGCTCTGTGCCCTATTTGCTCAGGTGGGTGCTTGGAGAGGTGGGCACGAGCACGGAGCAGCGATGGGGGCTCAGCCCAAAGCTGTGCCATGACCTCCTCCCCACAGGTTCCTTCAGCACAGCGCTGCTCCCCGCTCACGCCTCCCGCTGCGGTGAGGAAGAATCCGACCCCGAGGTGGagctgctttcctctgccagcagcccGGTGCTGTGCCCCATCTGCGGGCTCTGCTTCAGCTCAGCAGAggtggagcagcactgcagcacctgtGGGGAGTGATGGACCCCTCCAACAAGCAATGATCTGCAGAGAGACTCGGCCCCACTGTGCTCTGGGGCTCTGGTTTGTGGTGCTCGTTCAATTCTGCCCTACGTGGCACGAGCTCAGCGCaggagaggaggcagcagggccaggggGCTGAAGGAAGAAGCCACGTTGCTGCTGCTCCCATCACTGCACCACTCAGCAATGTGAACTGGGACCAGTAAATGTGAGCATCTGACTACGGGGGGGGGTGATCACCTCCCTCCCAGTGACACAGTGTGGAGTGTAGGGAAAGTGGGGCTGATGGTGGCCCTGCGGGTGGAGTTTTaaggcaggctgcagctcctggagaTGGGAGGAGttgagagagaaataaaacaaaggagagaaaagagaagtgctgtgggtgcagcatTGCCTGGAGGGGATGGGGTGGGCACCAGGGGGAGGAGGAGTGGGGGGAAGAAGACAGGGCAAAGCGTGGCACGAAGCCCACGGTACTGAATCAAGCTGCTCCTGGCCCTGGTGCTGGGGGCAGTACAGAAACaccaagcttggaaaagacctacaagctcatccagtccaaccatccaacGGTCACcacgtggtttagtgagaaccAGTCACCAAACCCTCGCACAAAAGCTTGAACTCCTTGAACCCACGGCGCTGCTCCTGCCTGTAGAAACAGGACTccaacagcaggagaaaaatacaatttatttacaagtagaaacacttttaaaaaggtctcctccccccctccacgagggcagcagggagccagGGTCCCTCGGGGACTGATGGCACCATCGCATTCCCTCTGCCCCGCGTGCCCCACAGCGGTCCCGAGTCCCTTTGGTGGCGCTGAGCTGGGAGGCAGCAAGGAGGAGCGAGGAGACAGGCTGGGAAACCTCAGAACTTGGTGTCCTTCAGCGCTCTGCGGCCGGCCTGCAAGAGAGAGGAGGGGGGTGAGGGATGGCCACCCCGCAAAGGGGGCTCAGGAGGTGCCCCCTAAGTTGCCCACCTTGCCCTTGGGCGACTTGGCGGAGGCGATGCGGGGCGAGCGGCGCGCCGTGCCGCGGGGGGAGTTCTTGGGGGTGGTTTTCCTGTTGGCAGCTCGGCGCAGCAGGCTGTTCCCCAGCTTCTTGGGGGTGTTGAGGATGCTGAAGGCCATCGACTGGCGCCGTTCAggctgggaggaagaggaagaatggCGAGGGGCTCGGGATGGGCCAGGGAGCTCTGGCTCTCCTTCCCAAAGTCCCTCTGAGCCGCCCACCTGCTTGCTGGGCGCCTGCTGCTCGCTCCGCCGGCTGAGGTGGGAGCTGCGCCGCTCCCGGGGGGTCTGGGGACGTGGGAAGCAGCTGACAGGCTTCTTGGACTGGGAAGAGAAGCAAGAGAGAGGATGAGTGGGGACGTTCAGCTGGGAAGTGGGATCGCAACCGGgggggcagagctgggatgggagAGGGGAAAGTCAGAAGGGCTCggagctgcaccaggggagtcTCCATGGCCAGCAGCATCCAGCGCTTTGCACCCCGATCTTTGGGGTGGTCGAGGGGTCTCCGCTCACCTCAGGGGTTTCGGGGCCCTGGTGGGATTCATCTGAGAGCCGTTTGCGCTGCTGCCTGGTGGTGATGCCACCGGGAGCCCACCCCGCTCCCAGCGTGCCGCGGCGGGCGGCCGTCCCCTCGGCGATCTGCGAGGGCTGCATGCTGGCGCGCCGCAGCGTCTCTGTCGGGTCGCCCGTCTTCATCTCGTCATCCGTGATGGTGCCCAGCAAGTCAGAAGGCTgcaggggtgggggggaagagCGGGAGTCAGGGGCTGCACGCAGCTGGGTGCGGTGGGATGGGGTGGCTGGGTGCCCCCCCGTTACCCGGCTCTCCAGAGGGTAGCAGGTCTTGAGGTGCGGCGGGCAGGCGCGGTTGCGCTGCTGCAGCTCGGCGATGCGGTTCCAATCGTCCAGCTGCTCCGGTTCGTCCTGACACGTCCCCAAGTAGATGCTGCTGCGACCTGAAAGCAAAATAGGGAGAGTTGGAGAGGGGCAGCCCCGCGTTTAGACCAGGAtacagctctgcacccagccggccccgctcacccaagctggagctgctgcccgcCTGAGAGCGTCGCAGGGCGCTGCGTGTGGCCGGCCGGTAGCCGGGgaggctgagcagtgcagcGTGGCCTGATGGCTCCTGAGGGGAGGAGGTGTCCAGCTTGGTCAGGGAGTCCTGCGAGGAGAAGCTGGCCAGGGAGCGTGCAGAGCGCAGCCGGGAACGCGCCGGGGCGGCTTTCTGGGGCTGCTCGGAGAGGATGCTGCTGAAGGACGCGTCCGCGCCGCCCGGCTCCTCCGTGGCGGTCTCTTTCTGGCAGAAGGAAGAGGGGAAGGGTGAGGTGATGCAGCAGACCCCCAGCCCAGCGTTTGGCTCGGCCCCGCTCACCTTGGTCATGGTGATGTTGATGATCTGCGTGGTGCGGCGGCGCCCCGAGCGCGTCCTGCAGCCCGACTCCAGCGAGACGTCGCCCAGAGAACCCACGCTGCTCTCCAGCTTGGGCTGCGTGCGGCTGGCGATGGGTGTGAAGTAGAGGCTCTCCAAGGACTCCACCTTGCGTGGCAGCCGCTGTGACGTGCGTGGCTCTGCGCCATCTGGCACGGCTGAGCCGTCCGAGTGCGAGCGGGTGGCTTTCCTGCAGGATGGGGCACGAGGGCTGagcgtggggctggggggcaaagcggggctgggggctgcacgAGGCCACAAGGCAGCACCGTACCTGGTGGAGTTGAGTGGCTGCCCCTCGTCCAGGCTGAGGTCCAGGCTGTCGGTGCTGAGGTC encodes:
- the RNF121 gene encoding RING finger protein 121 isoform X1, which gives rise to MAAVLEVEVGGPGEREAEEVDLSHLSPEERWRVEHALMHAKHRGHEAMHAEMVLILIATLVVAQLLLVQWKQRHPRSYNMVTLFQMWVVPLYFTIKLYWWRFLVVWLLFSAVTAFVTFRATRKPLVQTTPRLVYKWFLLIYKMSYATGIVGYMAVMFTLFGLNLLFSSTVLQGCPPSTSPTASAPSAASRSSWTSTRRGSSRTLTGSPATTSSTSSASVAGASWGRSRRVHTAKRRWTSRGCSATPGSDLTSCTGSCWTGCATWWPGSPLSSAWCRASTTSWAWNKGWQLPIPTTGNSTAPAASVHPHKGGFGHPWGRGGGKERSSTDSVLLPSGDPDRFLNETILLMRVFKNDTHTKRKLAVAADENGSSRRPRSAALGAGSPNPAAFEGLGLISRLFCAWKTAEPTEERHTAALKRLT
- the RNF121 gene encoding RING finger protein 121 isoform X4, translated to MAAVLEVEVGGPGEREAEEVDLSHLSPEERWRVEHALMHAKHRGHEAMHAEMVLILIATLVVAQLLLVQWKQRHPRSYNMVTLFQMWVVPLYFTIKLYWWRFLVVWLLFSAVTAFVTFRATRKPLVQTTPRLVYKWFLLIYKMSYATGIVGYMAVMFTLFGLNLLFRIKPEDAMDFGISLLFYGLYYGVLERDFAEMCADYMASTIGFYSASGMPTKHLSDSVCAVCGQQIFVDVNEEGIIENTYRLSCNHVFHEFCIRGWCIVGKKQTCPYCKEKVDLKRMFSNPSCTTGSDLTSCTGSCWTGCATWWPGSPLSSAWCRASTTSWAWNKGWQLPIPTTGNSTAPAASVHPHKGGFGHPWGRGGGKERSSTDSVLLPSGDPDRFLNETILLMRVFKNDTHTKRKLAVAADENGSSRRPRSAALGAGSPNPAAFEGLGLISRLFCAWKTAEPTEERHTAALKRLT
- the RNF121 gene encoding RING finger protein 121 isoform X3; the protein is MAAVLEVEVGGPGEREAEEVDLSHLSPEERWRVEHALMHAKHRGHEAMHAEMVLILIATLVVAQLLLVQWKQRHPRSYNMVTLFQMWVVPLYFTIKLYWWRFLVVWLLFSAVTAFVTFRATRKPLVQTTPRLVYKWFLLIYKMSYATGIVGYMAVMFTLFGLNLLFRIKPEDAMDFGISLLFYGLYYGVLERDFAEMCADYMASTIGFYSASGMPTKHLSDSVCAVCGQQIFVDVNEEGIIENTYRLSCNHVFHEFCIRGWCIVGKKQTCPYCKEKVDLKRMFSNPWERPHVMYGQLLDWLRYLVAWQPVIIGLVQGINYILGLE
- the RNF121 gene encoding RING finger protein 121 isoform X2, whose product is MAAVLEVEVGGPGEREAEEVDLSHLSPEERWRVEHALMHAKHRGHEAMHAEMVLILIATLVVAQLLLVQWKQRHPRSYNMVTLFQMWVVPLYFTIKLYWWRFLVVWLLFSAVTAFVTFRATRKPLVQTTPRLVYKWFLLIYKMSYATGIVGYMAVMFTLFGLNLLFRIKPEDAMDFGISLLFYGLYYGVLERDFAEMCADYMASTIGFYSASGMPTKHLSDSVCAVCGQQIFVDVNEEGIIENTYRLSCNHVYPSPPQPYESPAAFPIKKRGVLGCSADVANGNRRHLCPAWAFHHLQLCCQFRKWKWLWLCSALLISWVSCFFFFSCWL